In Juglans microcarpa x Juglans regia isolate MS1-56 chromosome 4S, Jm3101_v1.0, whole genome shotgun sequence, a single window of DNA contains:
- the LOC121263606 gene encoding transcription factor MYB3R-1-like isoform X1, which translates to MEGDQTIYTPQDGLGDGGQKMRPLHGRTTGPTRRSTKGQWAPEEDEILRKAVQRFKGKNWKKIAECFKDRTDVQCLHRWQKVLNPELVKGPWSKEEDEIIVKLVNKYGPKKWSTIAQHLPGRIGKQCRERWHNHLNPAINKEAWTQEEELALIRAHQIYGNKWAELTKFLPGRSDNAIKNHWNSSVKKKLDSYLASGLLAQFPALPHIGHQNQHMHSSSSRMQGSGDDSGPKGIETQETSECSQESTVAGCYKSSSDMANAVLHASEEFPLTRESGSAKEQSSSPPSCSEQYYTSLEDVAFSMPNITCEADCSDKFLEQNFSHDAGTSAGGDHQFNIHAIPNISSLEVEQESSQLKTYCMGTNESHETMNVPCQTSAELRASTSTGCITMGSYKLENMRIPDDECCRILFSEALNDGFFSGNHTKVSNIVPLGECTDSFCCQSSNCIIPEADGTSAVQSYCPPRSDLVGSPCSQSFRFLSSLISVDCGTLLYGDEPNQLFETQEEGFVTGAHEGFIYTNDLTNSPCNNGTDNTGMQEQPDVKETSNLVPVNTFGSGSDITDTCPSVGERVHVHLEQQDAGALCYEPPRFPSLDIPFLSCDLIQSGSDTQQEYSPLGIRQLMMSSMNCITPFRLWDSPSRDDSPDAFLKSAAKTFTGTPSILKKRHRNLFSPLSDRRSDKKLEIDMTSSLTRHFSHLDVVFDEISTQNAPFSPSSNRKRNFGASTMDKENTDCAFKGAEGKGRDGTSSFDDRNLEKNSDDSNLQGNVKRPTADVDAKTKVQQPSGVLVEHNMNDLLLHSPDQVGSKADRLLSSSSRTPRNKQSRSLAAASDRGISNHLSSGNPCAHFRSPTLCGKKNESHSIAVTCTQSASSSAPLETAGHNVRNDAGVETFGIFGGTPFKRSIESPSAWKSPWFINSFLPGPRVDTEITIEDIGYFMSPGDRSYDAIGLMKHISEHSAAAYANAQEVLGNETPKTLKKGKCNNHGSRDQENSRLPYSHHGNRSHLAPTVMTECRTLDFSECGTPGKGTENGKPSNATLSSSKRGCIYTSHYPAE; encoded by the exons ATGGAAGGTGACCAGACAATCTATACTCCTCAAGATGGGCTTGGTGATGGTGGTCAGAAAATGCGACCTCTACACGG GAGGACAACTGGTCCCACGAGGCGTTCTACCAAAGGCCAATGGGCACCAGAAGAG GACGAGATTTTGCGGAAGGCTGTTCAACGTTTTAAAGGAAAGAACTGGAAAAAAATAG CGGAGTGTTTCAAGGACAGAACCGATGTGCAATGCCTACATAGGTGGCAGAAGGTCTTAAATCCAGAGCTTGTCAAAGGTCCATGGTCTAAAGAG GAGGatgaaataattgtaaaattgGTGAACAAGTATGGTCCAAAAAAATGGTCCACCATTGCACAGCATTTGCCTGGGCGTATTGGGAAGCAATGTCGTGAAAG GTGGCATAATCATCTTAATCCTGCTATAAACAAAGAAGCATGGACCCAGGAAGAGGAACTGGCTTTGATTCGTGCTCATCAGATTTATGGGAACAAATGGGCAGAGCTAACAAAGTTCTTGCCAGGAAG GTCAGACAATGCTATAAAAAATCATTGGAACAGTTCTGTGAAAAAGAAATTGGATTCTTATCTGGCATCAGGTTTACTCGCTCAGTTCCCAGCGCTTCCTCATATCGGACATCAAAATCAACACATGCATTCATCATCTTCAAGGATGCAGGGTAGTGGAGATGATAGTGGTCCCAAAGGGATAGAAACACAGGAAACATCGGAATGCAGTCAAGAGTCAACTGTTGCAGGTTGCTATAAGTCTTCAAGTGATATGGCCAATGCAGTTTTGCATGCCAGTGAAGAATTCCCATTGACTCGAGAATCTGGTTCAGCTAAGGAACAAAGCTCGAGCCCACCATCTTGTTCTGAACAATATTACACATCTCTGGAAGATGTTGCTTTTTCAATGCCAAATATTACTTGTGAAGCAGATTGCTCTGACAAATTTCTGGAACAAAATTTCTCGCATGATGCCGGAACTTCTGCAGGTGGGGATCACCAGTTTAATATACATGCAATACCAAATATCTCGTCATTGGAAGTGGAGCAGGAATCATCACAGTTGAAAACATATTGTATGGGTACTAATGAAAGCCATGAAACAATGAATGTTCCATGTCAAACTTCAGCGGAGTTGAGAGCTTCTACTTCAACGGGGTGTATAACCATGGGTTCATATAAACTAGAGAACATGAGGATACCTGATGATGAATGTTGTAGAATTCTATTTTCGGAGGCATTAAATGATGGTTTTTTCTCTGGAAATCATACAAAAGTTTCTAATATTGTTCCCTTGGGGGAATGCACTGATTCATTTTGTTGCCAATCATCAAACTGCATCATACCTGAAGCTGATGGAACTTCAGCTGTACAATCTTATTGTCCTCCAAGGTCTGATCTAGTGGGAAGTCCGTGCTCTCAATCTTTTAGGTTCCTATCATCACTTATATCTGTTGACTGTGGTACACTTCTATATGGTGATGAACCTAACCAGTTGTTTGAAACTCAGGAAGAAGGGTTTGTCACTGGTGCCCATGAGGGATTTATTTATACCAATGACTTGACCAATTCTCCTTGCAACAATGGTACAGATAACACAGGAATGCAAGAGCAACCAGATGTAAAGGAAACTTCAAACTTAGTCCCTGTAAATACTTTTGGCTCAGGATCGGATATCACAGACACATGCCCCTCTGTGGGTGAGAGAGTACATGTACATTTGGAACAGCAGGATGCCGGAGCACTATGTTATGAGCCTCCTCGTTTTCCAAGCTTGGATATTCCATTTTTAAGCTGTGATCTGATACAATCTGGTAGTGATACACAACAAGAATATAGCCCACTTGGAATTCGCCAACTTATGATGTCTTCTATGAACTGTATCACCCCATTTAGGCTGTGGGATTCACCATCTCGTGATGATAGTCCTGATGCATTTCTGAAGAGTGCGGCTAAAACTTTCACAGGTACACCATCCATATTGAAGAAACGACACCGCAACTTGTTTTCACCACTATCTGATAGAAGAAGTGACAAAAAGCTAGAGATTGACATGACATCCAGCTTGACCAGACATTTTTCTCACTTAGATGTTGTATTTGATGAAATCAGTACCCAAAATGCACCTTTCTCTCCATCATCCAATCGTAAAAGAAACTTTGGAGCCTCCACTATGGATAAAGAAAATACTGATTGTGCCTTTAAAGGGGCTGAGGGAAAGGGAAGAGATGGCACTTCATCTTTTGATGAtagaaatttagagaaaaattcTGATGATAGTAATTTGCAAGGCAATGTGAAGCGGCCGACTGCTGATGTTGATGCTAAGACCAAG GTCCAGCAGCCTTCTGGCGTCCTtgttgaacataacatgaatgaTCTGCTTCTACATTCTCCCGATCAAGTTGGTTCCAAAGCAGACAGGTTGTTAAGTTCAAGCTCTAGAACTCCAAGAAATAAACAATCTAGAAGCTTGGCAGCTGCATCAGACCGAGGCATTTCTAATCATTTATCTTCAGGAAATCCATGTGCACATTTTCGCTCCCCTACTCTTTGTGGGAAAAAGAATGAAAGTCATTCAATTGCAGTTACATGCACTCAATCTGCTTCTTCATCAGCTCCTCTGGAGACCGCTGGCCATAATGTACGGAATGATGCTGGCGTTGAAACATTTGGCAT ATTTGGTGGAACTCCATTTAAAAGAAGTATCGAATCCCCTTCAGCATGGAAATCCCCTTGGTTCATCAATTCTTTTCTGCCAGGCCCAAGGGTTGATACTGAAATAACAATTGAG GATATAGGGTATTTTATGAGCCCAGGGGATAGAAGTTATGATGCCATTGGGTTGATGAAACACATAAGCGAGCACAGTGCTGCTGCTTATGCCAACGCTCAggaggttttgggaaatgaaacTCCAAAAACATTGAAAAAGGGAAAATGCAACAACCATGGGAGTAGGGACCAAGAGAACAGTCGTCTACCCTACAGTCATCATGGGAACCGTTCCCACTTGGCTCCAACTGTTATG ACAGAGTGTCGCACCCTTGACTTCAGTGAATGTGGGACACCCGGGAAGGGAACAGAGAATGGGAAACCCTCGAATGCT ACCCTTTCCTCTTCGAAAAGAGGATGCATCTACACGTCGCATTACCCAGCAGAATAA
- the LOC121263606 gene encoding transcription factor MYB3R-1-like isoform X3 translates to MEGDQTIYTPQDGLGDGGQKMRPLHGRTTGPTRRSTKGQWAPEEDEILRKAVQRFKGKNWKKIAECFKDRTDVQCLHRWQKVLNPELVKGPWSKEEDEIIVKLVNKYGPKKWSTIAQHLPGRIGKQCRERWHNHLNPAINKEAWTQEEELALIRAHQIYGNKWAELTKFLPGRSDNAIKNHWNSSVKKKLDSYLASGLLAQFPALPHIGHQNQHMHSSSSRMQGSGDDSGPKGIETQETSECSQESTVAGCYKSSSDMANAVLHASEEFPLTRESGSAKEQSSSPPSCSEQYYTSLEDVAFSMPNITCEADCSDKFLEQNFSHDAGTSAGGDHQFNIHAIPNISSLEVEQESSQLKTYCMGTNESHETMNVPCQTSAELRASTSTGCITMGSYKLENMRIPDDECCRILFSEALNDGFFSGNHTKVSNIVPLGECTDSFCCQSSNCIIPEADGTSAVQSYCPPRSDLVGSPCSQSFRFLSSLISVDCGTLLYGDEPNQLFETQEEGFVTGAHEGFIYTNDLTNSPCNNGTDNTGMQEQPDVKETSNLVPVNTFGSGSDITDTCPSVGERVHVHLEQQDAGALCYEPPRFPSLDIPFLSCDLIQSGSDTQQEYSPLGIRQLMMSSMNCITPFRLWDSPSRDDSPDAFLKSAAKTFTGTPSILKKRHRNLFSPLSDRRSDKKLEIDMTSSLTRHFSHLDVVFDEISTQNAPFSPSSNRKRNFGASTMDKENTDCAFKGAEGKGRDGTSSFDDRNLEKNSDDSNLQGNVKRPTADVDAKTKPSGVLVEHNMNDLLLHSPDQVGSKADRLLSSSSRTPRNKQSRSLAAASDRGISNHLSSGNPCAHFRSPTLCGKKNESHSIAVTCTQSASSSAPLETAGHNVRNDAGVETFGIFGGTPFKRSIESPSAWKSPWFINSFLPGPRVDTEITIEDIGYFMSPGDRSYDAIGLMKHISEHSAAAYANAQEVLGNETPKTLKKGKCNNHGSRDQENSRLPYSHHGNRSHLAPTVMTECRTLDFSECGTPGKGTENGKPSNATLSSSKRGCIYTSHYPAE, encoded by the exons ATGGAAGGTGACCAGACAATCTATACTCCTCAAGATGGGCTTGGTGATGGTGGTCAGAAAATGCGACCTCTACACGG GAGGACAACTGGTCCCACGAGGCGTTCTACCAAAGGCCAATGGGCACCAGAAGAG GACGAGATTTTGCGGAAGGCTGTTCAACGTTTTAAAGGAAAGAACTGGAAAAAAATAG CGGAGTGTTTCAAGGACAGAACCGATGTGCAATGCCTACATAGGTGGCAGAAGGTCTTAAATCCAGAGCTTGTCAAAGGTCCATGGTCTAAAGAG GAGGatgaaataattgtaaaattgGTGAACAAGTATGGTCCAAAAAAATGGTCCACCATTGCACAGCATTTGCCTGGGCGTATTGGGAAGCAATGTCGTGAAAG GTGGCATAATCATCTTAATCCTGCTATAAACAAAGAAGCATGGACCCAGGAAGAGGAACTGGCTTTGATTCGTGCTCATCAGATTTATGGGAACAAATGGGCAGAGCTAACAAAGTTCTTGCCAGGAAG GTCAGACAATGCTATAAAAAATCATTGGAACAGTTCTGTGAAAAAGAAATTGGATTCTTATCTGGCATCAGGTTTACTCGCTCAGTTCCCAGCGCTTCCTCATATCGGACATCAAAATCAACACATGCATTCATCATCTTCAAGGATGCAGGGTAGTGGAGATGATAGTGGTCCCAAAGGGATAGAAACACAGGAAACATCGGAATGCAGTCAAGAGTCAACTGTTGCAGGTTGCTATAAGTCTTCAAGTGATATGGCCAATGCAGTTTTGCATGCCAGTGAAGAATTCCCATTGACTCGAGAATCTGGTTCAGCTAAGGAACAAAGCTCGAGCCCACCATCTTGTTCTGAACAATATTACACATCTCTGGAAGATGTTGCTTTTTCAATGCCAAATATTACTTGTGAAGCAGATTGCTCTGACAAATTTCTGGAACAAAATTTCTCGCATGATGCCGGAACTTCTGCAGGTGGGGATCACCAGTTTAATATACATGCAATACCAAATATCTCGTCATTGGAAGTGGAGCAGGAATCATCACAGTTGAAAACATATTGTATGGGTACTAATGAAAGCCATGAAACAATGAATGTTCCATGTCAAACTTCAGCGGAGTTGAGAGCTTCTACTTCAACGGGGTGTATAACCATGGGTTCATATAAACTAGAGAACATGAGGATACCTGATGATGAATGTTGTAGAATTCTATTTTCGGAGGCATTAAATGATGGTTTTTTCTCTGGAAATCATACAAAAGTTTCTAATATTGTTCCCTTGGGGGAATGCACTGATTCATTTTGTTGCCAATCATCAAACTGCATCATACCTGAAGCTGATGGAACTTCAGCTGTACAATCTTATTGTCCTCCAAGGTCTGATCTAGTGGGAAGTCCGTGCTCTCAATCTTTTAGGTTCCTATCATCACTTATATCTGTTGACTGTGGTACACTTCTATATGGTGATGAACCTAACCAGTTGTTTGAAACTCAGGAAGAAGGGTTTGTCACTGGTGCCCATGAGGGATTTATTTATACCAATGACTTGACCAATTCTCCTTGCAACAATGGTACAGATAACACAGGAATGCAAGAGCAACCAGATGTAAAGGAAACTTCAAACTTAGTCCCTGTAAATACTTTTGGCTCAGGATCGGATATCACAGACACATGCCCCTCTGTGGGTGAGAGAGTACATGTACATTTGGAACAGCAGGATGCCGGAGCACTATGTTATGAGCCTCCTCGTTTTCCAAGCTTGGATATTCCATTTTTAAGCTGTGATCTGATACAATCTGGTAGTGATACACAACAAGAATATAGCCCACTTGGAATTCGCCAACTTATGATGTCTTCTATGAACTGTATCACCCCATTTAGGCTGTGGGATTCACCATCTCGTGATGATAGTCCTGATGCATTTCTGAAGAGTGCGGCTAAAACTTTCACAGGTACACCATCCATATTGAAGAAACGACACCGCAACTTGTTTTCACCACTATCTGATAGAAGAAGTGACAAAAAGCTAGAGATTGACATGACATCCAGCTTGACCAGACATTTTTCTCACTTAGATGTTGTATTTGATGAAATCAGTACCCAAAATGCACCTTTCTCTCCATCATCCAATCGTAAAAGAAACTTTGGAGCCTCCACTATGGATAAAGAAAATACTGATTGTGCCTTTAAAGGGGCTGAGGGAAAGGGAAGAGATGGCACTTCATCTTTTGATGAtagaaatttagagaaaaattcTGATGATAGTAATTTGCAAGGCAATGTGAAGCGGCCGACTGCTGATGTTGATGCTAAGACCAAG CCTTCTGGCGTCCTtgttgaacataacatgaatgaTCTGCTTCTACATTCTCCCGATCAAGTTGGTTCCAAAGCAGACAGGTTGTTAAGTTCAAGCTCTAGAACTCCAAGAAATAAACAATCTAGAAGCTTGGCAGCTGCATCAGACCGAGGCATTTCTAATCATTTATCTTCAGGAAATCCATGTGCACATTTTCGCTCCCCTACTCTTTGTGGGAAAAAGAATGAAAGTCATTCAATTGCAGTTACATGCACTCAATCTGCTTCTTCATCAGCTCCTCTGGAGACCGCTGGCCATAATGTACGGAATGATGCTGGCGTTGAAACATTTGGCAT ATTTGGTGGAACTCCATTTAAAAGAAGTATCGAATCCCCTTCAGCATGGAAATCCCCTTGGTTCATCAATTCTTTTCTGCCAGGCCCAAGGGTTGATACTGAAATAACAATTGAG GATATAGGGTATTTTATGAGCCCAGGGGATAGAAGTTATGATGCCATTGGGTTGATGAAACACATAAGCGAGCACAGTGCTGCTGCTTATGCCAACGCTCAggaggttttgggaaatgaaacTCCAAAAACATTGAAAAAGGGAAAATGCAACAACCATGGGAGTAGGGACCAAGAGAACAGTCGTCTACCCTACAGTCATCATGGGAACCGTTCCCACTTGGCTCCAACTGTTATG ACAGAGTGTCGCACCCTTGACTTCAGTGAATGTGGGACACCCGGGAAGGGAACAGAGAATGGGAAACCCTCGAATGCT ACCCTTTCCTCTTCGAAAAGAGGATGCATCTACACGTCGCATTACCCAGCAGAATAA
- the LOC121263606 gene encoding transcription factor MYB3R-1-like isoform X2, giving the protein MEGDQTIYTPQDGLGDGGQKMRPLHGRTTGPTRRSTKGQWAPEEDEILRKAVQRFKGKNWKKIAECFKDRTDVQCLHRWQKVLNPELVKGPWSKEEDEIIVKLVNKYGPKKWSTIAQHLPGRIGKQCRERWHNHLNPAINKEAWTQEEELALIRAHQIYGNKWAELTKFLPGRSDNAIKNHWNSSVKKKLDSYLASGLLAQFPALPHIGHQNQHMHSSSSRMQGSGDDSGPKGIETQETSECSQESTVAGCYKSSSDMANAVLHASEEFPLTRESGSAKEQSSSPPSCSEQYYTSLEDVAFSMPNITCEADCSDKFLEQNFSHDAGTSAGGDHQFNIHAIPNISSLEVEQESSQLKTYCMGTNESHETMNVPCQTSAELRASTSTGCITMGSYKLENMRIPDDECCRILFSEALNDGFFSGNHTKVSNIVPLGECTDSFCCQSSNCIIPEADGTSAVQSYCPPRSDLVGSPCSQSFRFLSSLISVDCGTLLYGDEPNQLFETQEEGFVTGAHEGFIYTNDLTNSPCNNGTDNTGMQEQPDVKETSNLVPVNTFGSGSDITDTCPSVGERVHVHLEQQDAGALCYEPPRFPSLDIPFLSCDLIQSGSDTQQEYSPLGIRQLMMSSMNCITPFRLWDSPSRDDSPDAFLKSAAKTFTGTPSILKKRHRNLFSPLSDRRSDKKLEIDMTSSLTRHFSHLDVVFDEISTQNAPFSPSSNRKRNFGASTMDKENTDCAFKGAEGKGRDGTSSFDDRNLEKNSDDSNLQGNVKRPTADVDAKTKQPSGVLVEHNMNDLLLHSPDQVGSKADRLLSSSSRTPRNKQSRSLAAASDRGISNHLSSGNPCAHFRSPTLCGKKNESHSIAVTCTQSASSSAPLETAGHNVRNDAGVETFGIFGGTPFKRSIESPSAWKSPWFINSFLPGPRVDTEITIEDIGYFMSPGDRSYDAIGLMKHISEHSAAAYANAQEVLGNETPKTLKKGKCNNHGSRDQENSRLPYSHHGNRSHLAPTVMTECRTLDFSECGTPGKGTENGKPSNATLSSSKRGCIYTSHYPAE; this is encoded by the exons ATGGAAGGTGACCAGACAATCTATACTCCTCAAGATGGGCTTGGTGATGGTGGTCAGAAAATGCGACCTCTACACGG GAGGACAACTGGTCCCACGAGGCGTTCTACCAAAGGCCAATGGGCACCAGAAGAG GACGAGATTTTGCGGAAGGCTGTTCAACGTTTTAAAGGAAAGAACTGGAAAAAAATAG CGGAGTGTTTCAAGGACAGAACCGATGTGCAATGCCTACATAGGTGGCAGAAGGTCTTAAATCCAGAGCTTGTCAAAGGTCCATGGTCTAAAGAG GAGGatgaaataattgtaaaattgGTGAACAAGTATGGTCCAAAAAAATGGTCCACCATTGCACAGCATTTGCCTGGGCGTATTGGGAAGCAATGTCGTGAAAG GTGGCATAATCATCTTAATCCTGCTATAAACAAAGAAGCATGGACCCAGGAAGAGGAACTGGCTTTGATTCGTGCTCATCAGATTTATGGGAACAAATGGGCAGAGCTAACAAAGTTCTTGCCAGGAAG GTCAGACAATGCTATAAAAAATCATTGGAACAGTTCTGTGAAAAAGAAATTGGATTCTTATCTGGCATCAGGTTTACTCGCTCAGTTCCCAGCGCTTCCTCATATCGGACATCAAAATCAACACATGCATTCATCATCTTCAAGGATGCAGGGTAGTGGAGATGATAGTGGTCCCAAAGGGATAGAAACACAGGAAACATCGGAATGCAGTCAAGAGTCAACTGTTGCAGGTTGCTATAAGTCTTCAAGTGATATGGCCAATGCAGTTTTGCATGCCAGTGAAGAATTCCCATTGACTCGAGAATCTGGTTCAGCTAAGGAACAAAGCTCGAGCCCACCATCTTGTTCTGAACAATATTACACATCTCTGGAAGATGTTGCTTTTTCAATGCCAAATATTACTTGTGAAGCAGATTGCTCTGACAAATTTCTGGAACAAAATTTCTCGCATGATGCCGGAACTTCTGCAGGTGGGGATCACCAGTTTAATATACATGCAATACCAAATATCTCGTCATTGGAAGTGGAGCAGGAATCATCACAGTTGAAAACATATTGTATGGGTACTAATGAAAGCCATGAAACAATGAATGTTCCATGTCAAACTTCAGCGGAGTTGAGAGCTTCTACTTCAACGGGGTGTATAACCATGGGTTCATATAAACTAGAGAACATGAGGATACCTGATGATGAATGTTGTAGAATTCTATTTTCGGAGGCATTAAATGATGGTTTTTTCTCTGGAAATCATACAAAAGTTTCTAATATTGTTCCCTTGGGGGAATGCACTGATTCATTTTGTTGCCAATCATCAAACTGCATCATACCTGAAGCTGATGGAACTTCAGCTGTACAATCTTATTGTCCTCCAAGGTCTGATCTAGTGGGAAGTCCGTGCTCTCAATCTTTTAGGTTCCTATCATCACTTATATCTGTTGACTGTGGTACACTTCTATATGGTGATGAACCTAACCAGTTGTTTGAAACTCAGGAAGAAGGGTTTGTCACTGGTGCCCATGAGGGATTTATTTATACCAATGACTTGACCAATTCTCCTTGCAACAATGGTACAGATAACACAGGAATGCAAGAGCAACCAGATGTAAAGGAAACTTCAAACTTAGTCCCTGTAAATACTTTTGGCTCAGGATCGGATATCACAGACACATGCCCCTCTGTGGGTGAGAGAGTACATGTACATTTGGAACAGCAGGATGCCGGAGCACTATGTTATGAGCCTCCTCGTTTTCCAAGCTTGGATATTCCATTTTTAAGCTGTGATCTGATACAATCTGGTAGTGATACACAACAAGAATATAGCCCACTTGGAATTCGCCAACTTATGATGTCTTCTATGAACTGTATCACCCCATTTAGGCTGTGGGATTCACCATCTCGTGATGATAGTCCTGATGCATTTCTGAAGAGTGCGGCTAAAACTTTCACAGGTACACCATCCATATTGAAGAAACGACACCGCAACTTGTTTTCACCACTATCTGATAGAAGAAGTGACAAAAAGCTAGAGATTGACATGACATCCAGCTTGACCAGACATTTTTCTCACTTAGATGTTGTATTTGATGAAATCAGTACCCAAAATGCACCTTTCTCTCCATCATCCAATCGTAAAAGAAACTTTGGAGCCTCCACTATGGATAAAGAAAATACTGATTGTGCCTTTAAAGGGGCTGAGGGAAAGGGAAGAGATGGCACTTCATCTTTTGATGAtagaaatttagagaaaaattcTGATGATAGTAATTTGCAAGGCAATGTGAAGCGGCCGACTGCTGATGTTGATGCTAAGACCAAG CAGCCTTCTGGCGTCCTtgttgaacataacatgaatgaTCTGCTTCTACATTCTCCCGATCAAGTTGGTTCCAAAGCAGACAGGTTGTTAAGTTCAAGCTCTAGAACTCCAAGAAATAAACAATCTAGAAGCTTGGCAGCTGCATCAGACCGAGGCATTTCTAATCATTTATCTTCAGGAAATCCATGTGCACATTTTCGCTCCCCTACTCTTTGTGGGAAAAAGAATGAAAGTCATTCAATTGCAGTTACATGCACTCAATCTGCTTCTTCATCAGCTCCTCTGGAGACCGCTGGCCATAATGTACGGAATGATGCTGGCGTTGAAACATTTGGCAT ATTTGGTGGAACTCCATTTAAAAGAAGTATCGAATCCCCTTCAGCATGGAAATCCCCTTGGTTCATCAATTCTTTTCTGCCAGGCCCAAGGGTTGATACTGAAATAACAATTGAG GATATAGGGTATTTTATGAGCCCAGGGGATAGAAGTTATGATGCCATTGGGTTGATGAAACACATAAGCGAGCACAGTGCTGCTGCTTATGCCAACGCTCAggaggttttgggaaatgaaacTCCAAAAACATTGAAAAAGGGAAAATGCAACAACCATGGGAGTAGGGACCAAGAGAACAGTCGTCTACCCTACAGTCATCATGGGAACCGTTCCCACTTGGCTCCAACTGTTATG ACAGAGTGTCGCACCCTTGACTTCAGTGAATGTGGGACACCCGGGAAGGGAACAGAGAATGGGAAACCCTCGAATGCT ACCCTTTCCTCTTCGAAAAGAGGATGCATCTACACGTCGCATTACCCAGCAGAATAA